From the genome of Triticum aestivum cultivar Chinese Spring chromosome 1A, IWGSC CS RefSeq v2.1, whole genome shotgun sequence:
TGCCGACGAGCTCCACTCACTCAGCCGTAGCCCGGCCGGCCTGAGCAAGCACATGTCGGCATCGAGTGAATTATTGGAGACACCTGCTGCCATGGCAACGTGGAATTGATATCTCCCGCCCACCACCACTAATATCTACCTACCGTacccctctctcgctctctctctctctctctctctctctctctctctctctctctctgcctataTAAACCCCTGCCTCTTCTTGTGTCTGCACCACCTTCGCATTGCTAGCCCCACGTAGACGCAGCAGCAGCGAGCTCTGTCGGTTCTCTATCTAGCATCTCCGGTGTGAAGCGagcaagcagagagagagagatggcgtCCACTCGTCGCATGGCTGCCGCGCCGGccgtcctccttctcctcctcctgctcgtcgccacaGGTACGCCCGCCCATCCATGGTTCCTGACTCCTGACCATCTGTGCTCAGCGATACTTAATAATTACTTGCTGTGGTTGCATTGCAGAGATGGGGACGATGAAGACGGCGGAGGCCCGGACGTGCCTGTCGCAGAGCCACAAGTTCAAGGGCACCTGCCTCAGCAACAGCAACTGCGCCGCCGTGTGCCGCACCGAGAACTTCCCCGACGGCGAGTGCAACACGCACCTCGTCGAGCGCAAGTGCTACTGCAAGCGGACCTGCTAAGCAACACCAGTCCGCGCGACGTCCTCCGGTGGATGCTTGCTACTGGGCTAGAGCATCCATGCCGTCCCTTAGATCTGTTCGTCCCTACTCCGTCTATTTCCATTTCCTTTACGTTGCTCCTAGGGATGACTGAAAATAAAGTAGCTACCTGCACCCTCGGCATTGGCTGTTCGTCTGCATGTATGCTGTTTAAGTGTTCGTGGCTTTAGTTTGTGCTGTTGATGTAATAACGATGCCACTGACAATTTGGCTTCTATGTCTTGTGTTGGAACTTTGAATCAGCAGGTTTGTTGGCTTGTCTGTTAAACGGAGCGAAcactttttttctgtttcttttttttttctgcGAGAGAAACAGAGCAAAAAAAATTCATGTAGCGAAACGAATTTCCCAAGCTTCTCAACTATTTTAACTTGACGTGCATGAATGGCTCTGTTTTTTAACATACaagttaaaaaaattcaaatacatgtatgaacatttttcaaatacacataGAGTTTCGTTTAATGGTAAGTTTTTTTACACTatataaacattttttcaaataaatgttcGAATTGTTTTTTAAATACACGTTGAACATAGTTTTCAAGTACATGTCAAAGAATTCGAAGACACATTGGATTTTTTTCTAATGGTACCAAATATTTTGTAAAGATTGTT
Proteins encoded in this window:
- the LOC542796 gene encoding defensin Tk-AMP-D2, yielding MASTRRMAAAPAVLLLLLLLVATEMGTMKTAEARTCLSQSHKFKGTCLSNSNCAAVCRTENFPDGECNTHLVERKCYCKRTC